A single window of Collinsella aerofaciens DNA harbors:
- a CDS encoding shikimate kinase, translating to MSQHTKHGCDHIFFIGFLGAGKSTLARNVGTMFKRRFIDTDRLVVRRCGKSVTEIFETEGEDRFRELETSALRSLQSERSLLVSCGGGIVETPVNIELMHEMGTCVYLEGDFEDSIRQIRRSDTRPDFRSPEHAARLFEHRRPLYRQAADITLDIRNKSFEDVSYLCAEMLLERGLL from the coding sequence ATGTCCCAGCACACCAAACACGGCTGCGACCATATCTTCTTTATCGGCTTTTTGGGCGCGGGCAAATCGACGCTCGCGCGCAACGTCGGCACTATGTTCAAGCGGCGTTTTATCGATACCGACCGCCTAGTCGTCCGCCGTTGCGGCAAGTCGGTAACCGAGATTTTTGAGACCGAGGGTGAGGATCGTTTTCGCGAGCTCGAGACCTCGGCGCTCCGTTCGCTCCAAAGCGAGCGCAGTCTGTTGGTTTCGTGCGGGGGCGGTATCGTCGAGACGCCGGTGAATATTGAGCTGATGCACGAAATGGGTACGTGCGTGTACCTCGAGGGCGACTTTGAGGATTCGATTCGCCAGATTCGTCGGTCCGACACGCGCCCCGATTTCCGCTCGCCCGAGCATGCCGCGCGCTTGTTTGAGCATCGCCGTCCGCTGTATCGCCAGGCCGCCGATATTACCCTTGATATTCGCAACAAGTCCTTCGAGGACGTTTCCTACCTTTGTGCCGAGATGCTTTTGGAGCGTGGACTGCTATGA
- the alaS gene encoding alanine--tRNA ligase: MSADYPSMTTAEIRSKFLNFFEERGLKLYPSSSLVPDDPSLLLANAGMNQFKEYYQGKKTMKEIGAISCQKCVRTNDIDCIGEDGRHLSFFEMLGDFSFGGVSKEQACAWAFELITKEFKLPLDRLYFTVFTEDDETHDVWRSLGVAEDHISRLGEDDNFWAAGPTGPCGPCSEIYFDMGEEVGCGSPDCKPGCDCDRFLEFWNLVFTQYDRQEDGSMPELPHRNLDTGMGLERMAAIMQHKTANYDGDLMQHLIKLGEEISGKTYDADDYSGASRSLRIIADHSRAVDFMISDGILPGNEGREYVLRRLLRRAVFHGRLLGIEGAFLTKFIDEVNAQMGEAYPELLKNVALVKGIVASEEERFSTTLDNGRVYLDEALAALAEGAVLPGDVAFKLHDTFGFPIDLTVEIAGTAGHDVDMDGFTACMEDQKARARANAKGDAWGSFNDVWVELSDKVAATEFDGYDNDVIEGAKVVAIVRNGESVESAAAGEDVEVVLDRTPFYAEMGGQQGDAGKLSAEGVVLTVADTKNHNGLYAHVAHVADGTLTVGAAVTAALDAERRGFLRRNHTATHLLDAALKQVLGEHVSQAGSLVTPEHLRFDFTHFEALSSEQLKAVEDLVNQQIFASKPVVTRVMGIDEAKAAGAVALFGEKYGDVVRVVSVGAEDQPFSRELCGGTHAANTAEIGLFKIISESSTGSNVRRIEAVTSKGALDYMADRLALVDAAAAALKCRVDEVPARVENLQVELRETSNKLKKALTGGSSDAISSSIEGAVELGGYKLVVAELQGLEAADLRNVWDTVHQKVAGPVACVVASVTEKGTPALLAAGSDDAVKAGFHAGNVIKQIAGLVDGRGGGRPNMAQAGGKNAAGIADALAAAKTALGA, from the coding sequence ATGAGTGCTGACTACCCGTCAATGACTACGGCCGAGATCCGCTCCAAGTTCCTCAACTTCTTTGAGGAGCGCGGTCTTAAGCTCTATCCTTCTTCGTCCCTCGTCCCCGACGATCCTTCACTGCTGCTTGCCAACGCCGGCATGAACCAGTTTAAGGAGTACTACCAGGGCAAGAAGACCATGAAGGAGATTGGCGCGATCTCCTGCCAGAAGTGCGTCCGCACCAACGACATCGACTGCATCGGCGAGGACGGCCGTCACCTGTCGTTCTTCGAGATGCTCGGCGATTTCTCTTTTGGCGGCGTCTCCAAGGAGCAGGCTTGCGCCTGGGCCTTTGAGCTCATCACCAAGGAGTTCAAGCTGCCGCTCGACCGCCTGTACTTTACCGTCTTTACCGAGGACGATGAGACCCATGACGTGTGGCGCTCCCTGGGCGTTGCCGAGGACCACATCTCCCGCTTGGGCGAGGACGACAACTTCTGGGCCGCTGGCCCCACCGGCCCCTGCGGTCCGTGCTCCGAGATCTACTTTGACATGGGCGAGGAGGTCGGTTGCGGCAGCCCCGACTGCAAGCCCGGCTGCGACTGCGACCGCTTCCTTGAGTTCTGGAACCTCGTGTTTACCCAGTACGACCGCCAGGAGGACGGCTCCATGCCGGAGCTGCCGCACCGCAACCTCGATACGGGCATGGGCCTGGAGCGCATGGCTGCCATCATGCAGCACAAGACCGCCAATTACGACGGCGATCTGATGCAGCACCTCATCAAACTCGGTGAGGAGATTAGCGGCAAGACCTATGACGCCGATGACTACTCCGGCGCCAGCCGCTCCCTGCGCATCATCGCCGACCACTCCCGTGCTGTCGACTTTATGATCTCGGACGGCATCCTTCCCGGCAACGAGGGTCGCGAGTACGTCCTTCGCCGTCTGCTCCGCCGTGCCGTGTTCCACGGTCGCCTGCTGGGCATCGAGGGCGCCTTCCTGACCAAGTTCATCGACGAGGTCAACGCTCAAATGGGCGAGGCCTATCCCGAGTTGCTCAAGAACGTCGCGCTCGTCAAGGGTATCGTTGCCTCCGAGGAGGAGCGCTTCTCCACGACGCTCGACAACGGCCGCGTGTACCTGGACGAGGCCCTGGCAGCGCTTGCCGAGGGCGCTGTGCTTCCGGGCGATGTCGCCTTTAAGCTGCACGACACCTTTGGTTTCCCCATCGATCTGACCGTCGAGATCGCCGGCACCGCTGGCCACGACGTCGACATGGACGGCTTCACTGCCTGCATGGAGGACCAGAAGGCCCGCGCCCGCGCTAACGCCAAGGGCGACGCCTGGGGTAGCTTCAACGACGTGTGGGTCGAGCTTTCCGACAAGGTCGCAGCGACCGAGTTCGACGGCTATGACAACGATGTGATCGAGGGCGCCAAGGTTGTCGCCATCGTGCGCAACGGCGAGTCCGTCGAGTCCGCAGCCGCGGGCGAGGATGTCGAGGTCGTGCTCGACCGCACCCCGTTCTATGCCGAGATGGGTGGTCAGCAGGGCGATGCCGGCAAGCTTTCCGCCGAGGGCGTTGTTCTGACCGTTGCCGACACCAAGAACCACAACGGCCTGTATGCCCACGTCGCGCACGTTGCCGATGGCACGCTGACTGTCGGTGCCGCTGTGACCGCCGCTCTCGACGCCGAGCGCCGTGGCTTCCTGCGCCGCAACCACACCGCCACGCACCTGCTCGACGCTGCCCTTAAGCAGGTCCTGGGCGAGCACGTCTCCCAGGCCGGCTCGCTGGTGACGCCCGAGCACCTGCGCTTTGACTTTACGCACTTCGAGGCCCTTTCCTCCGAGCAGCTCAAGGCTGTCGAGGACTTGGTCAACCAGCAGATCTTCGCCTCCAAGCCGGTCGTGACCCGTGTTATGGGCATCGACGAGGCTAAGGCTGCCGGCGCTGTTGCTCTGTTTGGAGAGAAGTACGGCGATGTCGTCCGCGTCGTCTCCGTGGGCGCCGAGGACCAGCCGTTCTCTCGCGAGCTCTGCGGTGGCACGCACGCTGCCAACACCGCCGAGATCGGCCTGTTCAAGATTATTTCCGAGTCCTCTACGGGCTCGAACGTCCGCCGTATCGAGGCCGTGACCTCTAAGGGTGCTCTCGACTATATGGCCGACCGCCTGGCACTCGTTGACGCCGCCGCTGCTGCGCTCAAGTGCCGCGTCGACGAGGTTCCCGCCCGTGTGGAGAACCTGCAGGTCGAGCTGCGCGAGACGTCCAACAAGCTCAAAAAGGCTCTGACCGGTGGTTCCTCCGACGCCATTTCCAGCTCCATCGAGGGTGCTGTCGAGCTCGGTGGCTACAAGCTCGTCGTTGCTGAGCTCCAGGGCCTTGAGGCTGCCGACCTGCGCAACGTATGGGATACCGTGCACCAGAAGGTCGCCGGCCCTGTCGCTTGTGTCGTCGCCAGCGTGACTGAGAAGGGCACTCCGGCCCTGCTCGCTGCCGGCTCCGATGACGCCGTGAAGGCCGGGTTCCACGCCGGTAATGTGATCAAGCAGATCGCGGGTCTGGTCGACGGTCGCGGTGGTGGCCGTCCCAACATGGCCCAGGCCGGTGGCAAGAATGCTGCCGGCATCGCCGATGCCCTCGCGGCCGCCAAGACCGCGCTCGGCGCCTAA
- a CDS encoding ATP-binding protein, translating into MSSEANCPITLTVAGDPRLARLVRMTAANVGALCSMSVDRIEDIRMAAEEAFIFGCTAVDCDDITIKFDVDETHVGMTITFGDQATVDEDDQAAVYAELILASVCDSYEKTTAPLTLSLDLKADI; encoded by the coding sequence ATGAGTAGCGAAGCAAACTGCCCTATCACGCTGACCGTTGCCGGTGACCCGCGTCTCGCTCGCCTTGTGCGCATGACGGCAGCCAACGTTGGTGCCCTGTGCTCTATGTCTGTCGATCGCATCGAGGACATCCGCATGGCTGCTGAGGAGGCTTTCATCTTTGGTTGCACCGCGGTCGACTGCGATGACATCACCATCAAATTCGATGTCGATGAGACCCACGTTGGCATGACTATTACCTTTGGGGACCAGGCTACGGTCGATGAAGACGACCAGGCTGCGGTGTATGCCGAGCTCATCCTCGCGAGCGTGTGCGACTCCTACGAAAAGACTACGGCGCCCCTGACGCTTTCCCTCGACCTCAAGGCGGATATCTAA
- a CDS encoding AI-2E family transporter: protein MSEHPQQTDRVLRDTRILTLRIWAVVGCIVIAAVIFNLMGILAPVIEFLAVGSIIAFVMSPITNWLEHHGVNRGIGSLIALIVVVAVLVGVVCILSPILFGQIMEVLSRLPEQLRVAGGDLNEMISHAKTLNNTPLKEYLDDNLSSLVTVASKYVSQIAAELGRGVFPLITNTASQLFVIFLGLVLAYWMACDYPRMHHEICTIIGQEKETSYRFMVAILSRSVGGYMRGMVVTSICGGFLAFIGFMIIGHPYAALMAIFTGIMHLVPVVGPWVSAAIATVLGFMFSPMLALWTLIVTMVAQNVTDNVISPKVMQSSVQVHPIMSLTALVIGSALMGPIGMIIAIPLCAALKGIFVYYFENETGRQLVAYDGAVFKGTPYRDADGNPVAAYDALGDDTFIYESEIIGNETAPEAQAMPKPELDNPWMKLSGLQPDATGFFKNPFAKDDDFNMNDDTKTGIDGSMDDSDSK, encoded by the coding sequence ATGAGTGAGCACCCCCAACAAACCGATCGCGTGCTGCGCGACACCCGCATTCTGACGCTGCGCATTTGGGCTGTTGTCGGCTGCATTGTTATTGCTGCTGTCATCTTTAACCTTATGGGCATCCTGGCACCGGTTATCGAGTTTCTCGCTGTTGGTTCCATCATTGCCTTTGTGATGTCCCCGATCACCAACTGGCTCGAGCACCATGGCGTGAATCGCGGCATCGGTTCGCTTATCGCGCTTATTGTTGTTGTTGCCGTGCTCGTCGGTGTCGTTTGCATCTTGTCGCCGATTCTCTTTGGCCAGATCATGGAAGTCCTGAGCCGCCTGCCCGAGCAGCTTCGTGTTGCTGGTGGCGATCTCAACGAGATGATCTCGCATGCCAAGACGCTCAACAACACGCCGCTCAAGGAGTATTTGGACGATAATCTTTCGTCGCTTGTTACCGTGGCATCGAAGTACGTGTCTCAGATCGCTGCCGAGCTTGGCCGCGGTGTGTTCCCGCTCATCACCAATACGGCCTCGCAGTTGTTCGTGATCTTCCTTGGTCTGGTGCTTGCGTACTGGATGGCCTGCGACTACCCTCGCATGCACCACGAGATTTGCACCATCATCGGTCAGGAGAAGGAGACCTCGTACCGCTTTATGGTCGCCATCCTTTCTCGCTCTGTCGGCGGCTACATGCGCGGTATGGTCGTGACGTCCATCTGCGGTGGTTTCCTCGCCTTTATCGGTTTTATGATCATCGGCCATCCGTATGCGGCGCTCATGGCTATCTTTACCGGCATCATGCATTTGGTTCCGGTCGTTGGTCCTTGGGTGAGCGCAGCAATCGCCACGGTGCTCGGTTTCATGTTCAGCCCCATGTTGGCGTTATGGACGCTCATCGTGACGATGGTCGCGCAAAACGTCACAGACAACGTGATTTCTCCTAAGGTCATGCAGAGCTCAGTGCAGGTGCATCCCATCATGAGCCTCACGGCGCTCGTTATTGGCTCGGCACTCATGGGGCCCATCGGCATGATTATTGCCATCCCGCTTTGTGCGGCCCTCAAGGGCATCTTCGTGTACTACTTCGAGAATGAGACCGGCCGTCAGCTTGTGGCCTATGACGGAGCCGTGTTTAAGGGCACGCCGTACCGCGATGCCGATGGCAACCCGGTCGCCGCCTACGACGCGCTCGGCGACGACACCTTCATCTATGAGTCCGAGATCATCGGTAACGAGACTGCGCCCGAGGCCCAGGCCATGCCCAAACCCGAGCTCGATAATCCCTGGATGAAGCTCTCGGGCCTTCAGCCCGATGCTACGGGCTTTTTCAAGAATCCCTTCGCCAAAGACGACGATTTCAATATGAACGACGACACCAAAACCGGCATCGACGGCTCCATGGACGATTCGGATTCTAAATAG
- a CDS encoding YqeG family HAD IIIA-type phosphatase — MRIFSPKRYVASVDRIDLDTLWADGKRAILLDRDNTLVPRDTEQVPAAVSAWLDTARAKGFKLCMVSNNWHRDQVMASARELGLEAISHAMKPAPFALKAGLKRLGATADEAVLIGDQLYTDVWSGNFAGVDTILVKPQATQDLWYTQIFRIFERRALRDLPCEE; from the coding sequence ATGAGGATTTTTAGCCCCAAACGTTACGTTGCCTCGGTCGATCGCATCGACCTTGATACCCTTTGGGCCGACGGCAAACGCGCCATTCTGCTCGATCGCGATAACACCCTGGTGCCGCGTGACACCGAGCAGGTTCCCGCTGCGGTTTCCGCTTGGCTCGATACCGCCCGCGCCAAAGGCTTTAAGCTGTGCATGGTGTCCAACAACTGGCATCGCGACCAGGTCATGGCATCAGCACGCGAGCTGGGACTCGAGGCCATCAGCCATGCCATGAAGCCGGCGCCGTTTGCCCTCAAGGCGGGTCTTAAGCGCCTCGGCGCCACGGCCGACGAGGCGGTGCTGATCGGTGATCAGCTCTACACGGACGTGTGGAGCGGCAACTTCGCCGGCGTCGATACCATCCTGGTAAAGCCGCAGGCCACGCAGGACCTGTGGTATACGCAGATCTTCCGTATCTTTGAGCGCCGGGCCCTGCGCGACCTTCCCTGCGAGGAATAG
- a CDS encoding Xaa-Pro peptidase family protein, whose amino-acid sequence MSEFAAGPAGRIERVRALMAERGYDAIVVRDEANLRWLTGVKGVFDYTFEFPHAAFITADQCLFHTDSRYLNSFEENTPAGSPWVYDMDEGTIPGWVAGKIAANKCRVCAVEDDMQINFYQGIQRGLEDRSVACILPLMHDDIRKMRAIKDAEEIELMRHAQSITDAAFQHMLGFIKPGMTEKQVRNELENFMFANGADSLAFGSIVASGPNTANPHAVPSDRVIEKGDFVLMDYGAGYCDYRSDMTRTVVMGEPTQEQLDLYALVRRTHEECVAAIHPGVEGNDIFKLCKKIIGDAGYGDYYNHGLGHGVGIDIHELPNFNRSKNTIAIGSVVTMEPGVYLPGVGGVRLEDYGVVTENGYEPFTKTPHDLHVIDC is encoded by the coding sequence ATGTCTGAGTTTGCTGCCGGTCCTGCCGGTCGTATCGAGCGTGTCCGTGCCCTGATGGCCGAGCGTGGCTACGACGCCATCGTGGTGCGCGACGAGGCCAATCTTCGTTGGCTTACGGGCGTGAAGGGCGTTTTCGATTACACCTTTGAATTCCCGCACGCGGCGTTTATTACGGCCGACCAGTGCCTGTTCCATACCGACTCGCGCTACCTCAACAGCTTTGAGGAGAACACGCCCGCCGGCAGCCCCTGGGTTTACGACATGGACGAGGGTACCATCCCCGGCTGGGTCGCCGGCAAGATTGCGGCTAACAAGTGCCGTGTCTGTGCTGTCGAGGACGATATGCAGATTAACTTCTACCAGGGTATTCAGCGCGGCCTGGAGGACCGTTCCGTCGCCTGCATCCTACCGCTGATGCACGACGACATCCGCAAGATGCGCGCCATCAAGGATGCCGAGGAGATTGAGCTTATGCGCCATGCGCAGTCGATCACCGATGCCGCTTTCCAGCATATGCTCGGCTTTATTAAGCCCGGTATGACCGAGAAGCAGGTTCGCAACGAGCTCGAGAACTTTATGTTCGCCAACGGCGCCGACAGCCTTGCCTTCGGCTCCATCGTGGCGAGCGGTCCCAACACCGCCAACCCGCATGCCGTGCCGAGCGATCGCGTGATCGAGAAGGGCGATTTCGTTCTCATGGATTACGGCGCGGGCTACTGCGATTACCGCTCCGACATGACGCGCACCGTCGTGATGGGCGAGCCCACGCAGGAGCAGCTCGACCTGTACGCGCTCGTGCGCCGCACGCACGAGGAGTGCGTCGCCGCCATCCATCCGGGCGTTGAGGGTAACGACATCTTCAAGCTTTGCAAGAAGATCATCGGCGATGCCGGCTATGGCGATTACTACAATCATGGCCTGGGCCACGGCGTCGGTATCGACATCCACGAGCTGCCCAACTTCAACCGCAGCAAGAACACCATCGCGATCGGCTCGGTTGTCACCATGGAGCCCGGCGTTTACCTGCCCGGCGTGGGCGGCGTGCGCCTGGAGGATTACGGCGTGGTCACCGAGAACGGCTACGAGCCTTTCACCAAGACCCCGCACGACCTGCACGTCATCGATTGCTAG
- the mltG gene encoding endolytic transglycosylase MltG, producing the protein MPSASDPRQPNRTRQPASRPAQPGQRPAQPTQRAAQPAARPVQSFSRSAQPVQRTGQQPSARSVQHPASHAAQQPTARTAQPAGGTRFKQQAPTQRTQAPQSHSHHARGSHGFAPATRSSYNTHTRRGAQKKSSPVPMIIGVVVAVLALVAIVFFVVPAVKGFFAGEDTKVTAGQQVTVTIPDGASGDTIASILSENHIVENPKDYYAAVKKLNADMSLKPGTYLFTTLMDATKVVQQLMEGPNAGSNALTIPEGLTVDQVADRVAQAYDGISKEDFLNQAKASNYVDDYSFLKGAANDSLEGFLFPKTYSLGDSPTVDDVIRAMLDQFKTEYKSLDFASCEAKIKERYGVEMSDYDIVNLASIVEREGLNADQRAHVASVFYNRLAGKLDGLRYLNSDATMMYVTGGEVTADDLQSDSPYNTYKHEGLPSTPICSPSLEALKATLEPTDSDDLYFYITQDEEYFSQTYEEHQQSWN; encoded by the coding sequence ATGCCTAGTGCTTCCGATCCGCGCCAGCCGAATCGTACACGTCAGCCGGCGTCGCGCCCTGCCCAGCCTGGCCAGCGTCCGGCACAGCCGACGCAGCGCGCAGCTCAGCCTGCCGCGCGCCCGGTGCAGTCCTTCTCTCGTTCGGCCCAACCTGTTCAACGGACGGGTCAGCAGCCTTCTGCTCGTTCGGTTCAGCATCCGGCTTCTCACGCGGCTCAGCAGCCCACTGCTCGTACGGCCCAGCCTGCAGGCGGTACCCGCTTTAAGCAGCAGGCACCTACCCAGCGAACGCAGGCCCCCCAATCGCATTCTCATCACGCCCGCGGTTCGCATGGCTTTGCTCCGGCGACCCGCTCGAGCTACAACACGCATACTCGTCGCGGTGCTCAAAAGAAGAGCTCTCCGGTTCCCATGATCATCGGCGTTGTGGTGGCGGTGCTTGCGCTTGTCGCGATCGTTTTCTTTGTCGTGCCGGCCGTCAAGGGCTTCTTTGCCGGTGAGGATACGAAGGTCACGGCTGGTCAGCAGGTTACGGTAACCATTCCCGACGGTGCTTCGGGCGATACGATCGCCTCGATTCTCTCCGAGAACCATATCGTCGAGAATCCCAAGGATTACTATGCGGCGGTGAAAAAGCTCAACGCCGATATGTCGCTCAAGCCTGGTACCTATTTGTTCACCACACTCATGGACGCGACCAAGGTTGTTCAGCAGCTCATGGAAGGTCCCAACGCGGGCTCCAATGCGCTAACAATCCCTGAGGGCCTGACGGTCGATCAAGTCGCCGATCGTGTGGCCCAGGCCTACGATGGCATCTCTAAGGAAGACTTCCTCAACCAGGCTAAGGCCTCCAACTACGTGGACGACTATAGCTTCCTTAAGGGCGCCGCCAACGACTCGCTTGAGGGTTTCTTGTTCCCCAAGACTTATTCGTTGGGCGATTCGCCGACGGTCGATGACGTGATTCGCGCTATGCTCGATCAGTTTAAGACCGAGTACAAGTCGCTTGACTTTGCGAGCTGCGAAGCCAAGATCAAGGAACGCTACGGTGTGGAGATGTCCGACTACGACATCGTCAACTTGGCCTCTATCGTTGAGCGCGAGGGCCTCAACGCCGACCAGCGCGCGCACGTGGCCTCGGTCTTCTACAACCGTCTTGCCGGCAAGCTCGATGGTCTGCGCTATCTCAACAGCGATGCGACCATGATGTATGTCACCGGTGGCGAGGTTACCGCCGACGACCTGCAGAGCGATAGTCCGTATAACACCTATAAGCATGAGGGTCTGCCATCCACGCCCATCTGCTCTCCGTCGCTCGAGGCACTCAAGGCCACGCTTGAGCCGACCGACTCCGATGACCTGTATTTCTACATTACGCAGGACGAGGAGTACTTCTCGCAAACCTACGAAGAGCATCAACAGTCTTGGAATTAG
- a CDS encoding replication-associated recombination protein A yields the protein MDDLFSASTRERSFKNAPLAVRMRPNSLDEYVGQQKAVGKGSWLRAAIEHDVLSSVILYGPAGTGKTTLAHIIANHTKSEFVEVSAVTGTVKDLRRVIDEAKTRLNTYDRRTILFIDEIHRFSKSQQDALLHAVENRTVIMIGATTENPYFEVNSALLSRGRVVELEHLKDEAIATLIERALEAPQGLNGKFSADEDTVKTICTLAAGDARSALTTLELASEIAVTRPDTEGTPAPAAGERYPITVDDVKIANPRRGFTYDKNGDMHYDIISAFIKSMRGSDPDATIYWLARMIDAGEDPKFIARRIMIHASEDVGNADPQALLVAHAAFKSAEVIGYPECRINLAQAALYVCLAPKSNACEASIDAALADIHSSGLREVPSYLRDRHRPGSDEYGVYKYPHDYPEGWVDQRYLPEGLERGVFWQPAGRGWEEWRVEQSERDRSGNAPK from the coding sequence ATGGACGACCTTTTTTCTGCCTCGACGCGCGAGCGTTCCTTTAAAAATGCGCCGCTTGCGGTGCGCATGCGCCCCAATTCGCTCGACGAGTATGTGGGCCAGCAAAAGGCCGTCGGTAAGGGCTCATGGTTGCGTGCCGCGATCGAGCACGACGTGCTTTCGAGCGTGATTCTGTACGGGCCGGCCGGTACGGGTAAGACGACGCTGGCCCACATTATCGCCAACCATACCAAGAGCGAGTTTGTCGAGGTCAGCGCCGTCACGGGTACTGTGAAGGACCTGCGTCGCGTGATTGACGAGGCCAAGACGCGCCTGAATACCTACGACCGCCGCACCATTCTATTCATCGATGAGATTCACCGCTTCTCTAAGTCGCAGCAGGATGCCCTGCTGCATGCAGTTGAGAACCGTACCGTCATTATGATTGGCGCTACGACAGAGAACCCGTACTTTGAGGTCAACTCGGCACTGTTGTCGCGCGGGCGCGTGGTGGAGCTTGAACATCTGAAGGATGAGGCTATCGCCACGCTTATTGAGCGTGCGCTCGAGGCACCACAGGGCTTGAACGGAAAGTTCTCGGCCGATGAGGATACGGTCAAGACCATTTGCACGCTGGCAGCGGGTGACGCTCGCTCGGCGCTCACGACGCTCGAGCTTGCGAGCGAGATTGCCGTCACGCGTCCCGATACCGAGGGAACGCCAGCGCCTGCGGCGGGGGAGCGCTATCCCATCACCGTGGATGACGTGAAGATTGCCAACCCGCGTCGCGGCTTTACGTATGACAAAAACGGCGACATGCACTACGACATCATCAGTGCGTTCATCAAGTCCATGCGCGGTAGTGACCCCGATGCCACGATCTATTGGCTCGCGCGCATGATCGATGCTGGGGAGGATCCTAAGTTTATCGCTCGCCGCATTATGATTCACGCTTCTGAGGATGTTGGCAACGCCGACCCGCAGGCGCTTTTGGTGGCGCATGCCGCGTTTAAGTCTGCCGAGGTCATTGGCTATCCCGAGTGCCGCATTAACCTGGCTCAGGCTGCACTCTATGTGTGCTTGGCGCCAAAATCCAACGCGTGTGAGGCTTCGATCGATGCGGCGCTGGCCGATATCCATTCTAGTGGGCTTCGCGAGGTGCCGAGTTATCTGCGCGATCGCCATCGCCCGGGCAGCGATGAATACGGTGTGTATAAGTATCCACATGATTATCCCGAAGGCTGGGTCGATCAGCGCTATTTGCCCGAGGGACTGGAGCGCGGCGTGTTCTGGCAGCCTGCCGGCCGCGGTTGGGAAGAATGGCGCGTAGAGCAAAGCGAACGCGACCGCAGCGGGAATGCACCGAAGTAG
- the ruvX gene encoding Holliday junction resolvase RuvX — translation MVALALDIGETRIGIAVSSRDGKMAMPVKVLPAAEVTGMAKTFRYLVEDYEPDILVSGRPLTMGGEPGPQAERVAAVAQKIADELDLPLEFEDERLSSQEAKRILREQGLNEKQMRGKIDMIAASLFLQTWLDRKNEEVSHA, via the coding sequence GTGGTCGCGCTTGCGCTGGACATAGGGGAGACCAGGATTGGCATCGCCGTCTCGAGCCGTGATGGCAAGATGGCGATGCCCGTCAAGGTGCTCCCGGCCGCCGAGGTCACCGGTATGGCCAAGACGTTCCGCTACCTGGTCGAAGACTATGAGCCCGACATCCTGGTAAGCGGACGTCCCCTGACCATGGGCGGTGAGCCCGGCCCCCAAGCCGAGCGCGTTGCCGCCGTGGCGCAAAAGATTGCCGACGAGCTCGATCTTCCGCTGGAGTTTGAGGACGAGCGTCTGTCCTCGCAAGAGGCCAAGCGTATCCTGCGCGAGCAGGGCCTCAACGAAAAGCAGATGAGGGGCAAGATCGACATGATTGCCGCCAGCCTTTTTTTGCAGACGTGGCTCGATCGTAAAAACGAGGAGGTTTCGCATGCCTAG
- a CDS encoding RNA polymerase sigma factor SigF: protein MTERSRSGKTAWDKEKTRELFRRYKETGDPDAREQLVMSHMNLVRFLANKFKNRGEPLDDLMQVGYLGLLKAIDRFDPERGLEFTTFATPTILGEIKRHFRDKGWSVRVPRRLQELSAKVNQATDKLTNELQRSPKVEEIAEYLDVTVDEVLEAMESSSAYTSVPIEAPGASDSDDAPSILDRYADDDNELDFTDDRLVIEEAIRDFSPREREVIELRFVKGMTQIEIAKKLGISQVQVSRLLRRTLKKIQDKIDPDGVMIRS from the coding sequence ATGACCGAACGTTCCCGGAGCGGTAAGACCGCTTGGGACAAGGAGAAAACCCGCGAGCTGTTTCGTCGCTATAAAGAGACCGGTGACCCGGACGCACGCGAGCAGCTCGTCATGTCCCACATGAACCTGGTAAGGTTTCTTGCCAACAAGTTTAAGAACCGCGGCGAGCCGCTCGATGACCTGATGCAGGTTGGTTATTTGGGCCTGCTCAAGGCTATCGACCGCTTTGACCCTGAGCGCGGACTCGAGTTCACCACGTTTGCCACGCCTACCATCTTGGGCGAGATTAAGCGTCACTTCCGCGACAAGGGCTGGAGCGTGCGCGTGCCCCGTCGCTTGCAGGAGCTCTCGGCCAAGGTCAACCAGGCTACCGATAAGCTCACCAACGAGCTACAGCGCTCGCCTAAGGTTGAGGAAATCGCTGAGTACTTGGACGTGACGGTCGATGAGGTGCTGGAGGCTATGGAATCGTCTTCGGCCTATACCTCGGTGCCCATCGAGGCTCCTGGTGCGTCCGATTCCGACGATGCCCCCTCGATTCTCGACCGTTACGCCGACGACGACAACGAGCTCGACTTTACCGATGACCGTCTAGTGATCGAGGAAGCCATCCGTGATTTCTCGCCGCGCGAGCGCGAGGTGATCGAGCTGCGCTTTGTGAAGGGCATGACCCAGATCGAGATCGCCAAGAAGCTTGGTATTTCTCAGGTGCAGGTTTCGCGTCTGCTGCGCCGCACGCTTAAGAAGATTCAGGACAAGATCGACCCCGACGGAGTGATGATTCGTTCATGA